The window CTGATCCGGGAGATGACCGGCTTCCGGATCCCCCATCGGGTCCTGAAGTATGACGGCCGCCCCTTCACGGTGAACGAGATCATCGAGGGGGTGCGCCGGGCGCTGCAGGACAACGAGGAGCGGATCGTGATGATCTCCAGCGAAGCCCGGGAGGTGATCCCATGGCCTACGCGGTGAAGGACTACAAGACCGAGGTCTGGGTGGACTGGTGCCCCGGGTGCGGGGACTTCGGGATCCTGAACGCCATCCACCAGGCCCTGGCGGCCCTGCAGCTGCCCCCGCATCGGGTGGCGGTCTTCTCCGGGATCGGCTGCTCGGGCAAGACGCCGCACTACATCGGGACCTATGGGGTGCACACGCTCCACGGGCGGGTGCTGCCGGTGGCCACCGGCTTCAAGCTGGCCAACCCGGAGATGACGGTGATCGCCGTGGGGGGCGACGGCGACGGCTATGGGATCGGGGCCGGGTATTTCCTGGCCGCCGGGCGGCGCAACGTGGACCTGACTTACATTGTCTACAACAACGGGGTTTACGGGTTGACCAAGGGCCAGGCTTCTCCGACCTTGCCCAAGGGCGTGCAGACCAAGTCCCTGCCTGAGCCCAACCTGATGGAGGCCCTCAACCCCATCGCCGTGGCCCTGGGGGCGGGTTACACCTTCATCGCCCGCGGCTACGCCTACGATGTGCGGCATCTGCGGGACCTGATCGTGGCCGCCATCCAGCACCGGGGCACCGCCCTCATCGACGTCCTCCAGCCCTGCCCGACCTACAACAACATCTACACGCGGGAGTATTACAACGCCCGCGTCTACAAACTGGAGGAAACGGGCTACGACCCGGTGGTGCATAATCCGGCGGATGAGAAGGAGATCGTGGAGAAGAAGGCTCAGGCGCTGTTGAAGGCCTATGAGAACGGGGATCGGATCCCCATCGGGATCTTTTATCGGGTGGAGCGGCCGACCCTGGAGGACGAGCTGGCCACCCGTCTGCCCCACTGGGGGAAGGCCCTGGCGGACCTGGAGCCGATCTACCGGCGGGATCTCACCCCGCTGCTGGACGAGCTGAGCTGAGGCGCAAAGGGGTGTGTCCCGATTTTGTCGGGCCTGGCCGCTTCGTAGGACAACTGCGAGCAGTTGTCCTACGATTTTGGGACACACCCGCGCAAAAGGGGGCGGGGCGTCCGAAGACGCCCCGCCCGCGTTTTCCTCCGGCTCAGATCAGGCCTCCCGAATCGGCTTCACGCCCCCTCGCCGTCCCAGACCATATCCGATCCGGAAAACATCGGGGATGTTCACCCGCCCGTCTTCCATGCGGAGGAAGATCCCCATCGCTTCCAGGTCCTTCCGAAGCCCTTCTTCTCCTTCTTCGATGCTCGGGGGAAGCATCTTCTTCTGTTTTAGGGCTTCCACGACGTTTTGCTCCCGCCAGCGCCTCTTGATCTCTTGAAAGTCGCAGGGCACCACCAGGCCGCGAAGGGGGCGCATCAGATCCTCAAGCCAGGGGTAGTCTTCCCGCAGCTCATCCACCCGGATCTGGGAGGCTCGCTGAACCCCCCGTTTGATGCTTTCGTAATGTAAGGCGAACCGGTGATCGGGGTAGCGTTTTTCTGTGTCCTCGGCGGCAGCGCGCAGGGCGATCAGGAACGAGCGAGGACTGGTCCGCCCGTGGGCGTCGGCGAGGTGGCCGGGCAGCCAGGTGTAAGGGAAACCCCGCTTTGGGTCGCGTCCCATCCACGGGCCAGCGATTTGGTGGAAAAGGCTTCGGTGGGATTCCTCCTCCTCCCGCATCTTTCGGGGCCACTGATAGATGATCTGGCCGTTCACTCGAATCAGGTCCCATCGGATCTTGGCTTTCTGCTCCGCCCACTCCCGGAATTCATCGGCGTTCTCTTCGTTCCCCAGATACTGCCAGAGGAGGCCGTAAAGATCCGGGCGCGTCCAGTTCAGGGAGACCCTGGAGGCGATCACTTTGGAGGCGTCCGGGAACGTAGCGACTCGGGATTCGTCGAACTGATCCGGGCGCAGGAAACATTTCAGGCGAATGCGCTGGGTGGGCCGCAGTTCCAGCGCGATCTGCAGCAGCCCGCGGATCAGGTCATACATTGTTTCTCGATCCTCCGCAGCCTGCTCCATCGCATCAAACAGGATCAGGGCCCACGCGCCCTTTCGCTGCAATTCCCGGTCCTTCTCTTCAAGATGCCGGGCGATCTCTTCCGGATGCTCCTCGACCCAGTCGATTCGCGCTTGCCAGCCCCGCATGGGATCGAGTCTGTCCGACAGCAGGTTCCAGACTGCCACCGTCTTCCAGAGCATGCGGGGGGATTTCCCGGCCCTTAGCAGCGAGCGGATCGTGTCCTTATCTGGATAATTCTCGATCCTCGAAACTTGCCCGAACCCGATGTGCACCTCGGTGCGCTCTTCGATCTGGATGCTCCTGTCGATCTGGGCGATCATCGTTCGAATGGGGGGCTCCTGGAGCGCGGACCACCAGAAGCTCTTCCCGGACCCGCGGATCCCGATCACAACCATGGCATCCGGACGAAGCGCCTTGATATGCGATGGGGGGAAGTAAACGTGGCGTGGCTCCATTCGCCCCCCATAGGCGCTGGGCTCTTCGGGGAGCGCCCGAAGGATCAGCGCGCGCAGGTCATGCGCCGAGACCTTCATAAGCCTGCCTCCGGGAGCAATTGCCGCTCAAACCGTTGCAGGAACTCGCTGTAGGCGCTTTGGACAGGCCCGCTTTCCAGAGAGCGCAAGTCCGGCCAGGCCAGCAGGCCGCGCTCCCAATAGATCGGCAGGGGGGTGTGGGGGGCATCCTCTTCCATCAGATCGAAGGAGAACCACTCCCCGTCCGGCTCCCCGGGAGGCACCTCGTCGTAGAGCCATTCTCGAAAGAGATCCCACGCGTGCTGTCGAAACCGCCGCAGATATTCTTCCTGGGCGGTGGGGGGGACCAGGGCGGCCGCCAGGAAGAGGCGCTCTCGAACCTGTCGAATCGCCTGATTTTGAGCCCAATGCTGGAAGAGGATCCGATATCCCGACCATGTGGGCTCCGAATCGACGGCGAAGAGC is drawn from Thermoflexus hugenholtzii and contains these coding sequences:
- a CDS encoding thiamine pyrophosphate-dependent enzyme, encoding MAYAVKDYKTEVWVDWCPGCGDFGILNAIHQALAALQLPPHRVAVFSGIGCSGKTPHYIGTYGVHTLHGRVLPVATGFKLANPEMTVIAVGGDGDGYGIGAGYFLAAGRRNVDLTYIVYNNGVYGLTKGQASPTLPKGVQTKSLPEPNLMEALNPIAVALGAGYTFIARGYAYDVRHLRDLIVAAIQHRGTALIDVLQPCPTYNNIYTREYYNARVYKLEETGYDPVVHNPADEKEIVEKKAQALLKAYENGDRIPIGIFYRVERPTLEDELATRLPHWGKALADLEPIYRRDLTPLLDELS